A single region of the Cucumis melo cultivar AY chromosome 3, USDA_Cmelo_AY_1.0, whole genome shotgun sequence genome encodes:
- the LOC103488460 gene encoding ubiquinone biosynthesis protein COQ4 homolog, mitochondrial: protein MVGGVRIQLNKWQQAAVALGSAVGALLDPRRADLIAALGETTGKPAFERVLERMKRSAEGRAVLIERPRVLSSEVGHAWDLPSNTFGGAYANFMGSRNFSPDDRPPVRFMDTEELEYVAMRAREVHDFWHTLFGLPTNLIGESALKVIEFEQMHLPMCMLSVLGGTARFNEKQRKLFFQHYFPWSIRAGMQCTDLMCIYYERHFHEDLNDVRAKWGIIPAPPSTQV from the exons ATGGTAGGTGGTGTACGTATCCAGCTCAATAAATGGCAGCAAGCAGCAGTTGCACTTGGTTCAGCAGTAGGTGCCTTGCTAGATCCACGGCGAGCAGATCTAATAGCAGCTCTTGGGGAGACAACCGGAAAGCCTGCTTTTGAAAGGGTCCTTGAAAGGATGAAAAGAAGTGCCGAAGGCAGA GCAGTGTTGATTGAGCGACCACGTGTGTTATCATCAGAGGTTGGGCATGCATGGGACCTTCCATCCAACACTTTTGGAGGTGCATATGCTAATTTCATGGGTTCTAGGAACTTTTCCCCAGATGACCGGCCTCCTGTTAGATTCATGGATACTGAGGAACTTGAGTATGTTGCAATGAGAGCTCGTGAGGTTCATGACTTCTGGCACACCCTGTTTGGTCTTCCCACGAACTTGATCGGCGAGTCAGCACTGAAGGTTATTGAATTTGAGCAAATGCACCTTCCAATGTGCATGCTGTCTGTTTTGGGAGGCACAGCAAGATTCAATGAGAAACAGAGAAAATTATTCTTCCAGCATTACTTCCCTTGGTCTATTCGTGCTGGCATGCAATGCACAGATCTCATGTGCATATATTATGAGCGACATTTCCATGAGGATTTGAATGATGTTCGGGCAAAATGGGGAATAATTCCTGCACCTCCATCTACCCAAGTTTAA
- the LOC103488458 gene encoding protein BIG GRAIN 1-like E has protein sequence MSLSSSETINKKMFHHRRASKELDVFEAARYFSDYNEMSASTSSFGAKFTPKMKKKDKGWIKGRISLDMQVKNILNLPQHFPQHDSYSVEKQVTKEKKYKQPSSPGGRLASFLNSLFSHSSSKKKKSKHFAQSMDEDMEDDESRTSKRRISISHFRTSNATATDAKFIYSSSPKNNNSGFRTPPPHVQTPTKSYKELLSFSKFNRLVKSAEALEKPTMDDKRIRKDKGVVEKQKMKKNNCCSEKDRVWVEKNLVGEEMKKKLRKFDHEINKNNNSVGDHNNHNDEEDDGGETDSSSDLFELQIYDLDYYSNGLPVYESTDIDSIKRRNSVSNAV, from the exons ATGTCTCTCTCAAGCTCAGAAACGATCAATAAGAAGATGTTCCACCATAGGAGAGCTTCAAAGGAACTTGATGTGTTCGAAGCTGCTCGGTATTTCTCCGATTATAACGAAATGTCCGCTTCAACGAGTAGTTTCGGCGCAAAGTTCACtccgaaaatgaagaagaaagataaaggATGGATCAAAGGGAGAATCAGCTTAGACATGCAG GTGAAGAACATTCTTAATCTTCCCCAACATTTTCCTCAACATGATTCTTATAGTGTTGAAAAGCAAGtaacaaaggaaaaaaagtaCAAGCAACCAAGCTCTCCTGGTGGGAGATTGGCAAGCTTTTTGAACTCTCTTTTCAGCCATTCAAGTtccaagaagaagaaatcgaaACATTTTGCGCAATCCATGGACGAAGACATGGAGGATGACGAAAGTCGAACATCGAAGAGAAGGATTAGCATAAGCCATTTTCGAACTTCGAATGCCACCGCCACAGATGCAAAGTTTATCTATTCTTCCTctccaaaaaataataattcag GTTTTAGAACACCACCTCCGCACGTTCAAACCCCAACAAAAAGCTACAAGGAGCTATTGTCGTTTTCGAAGTTCAACCGACTCGTAAAATCAGCTGAAGCATTAGAGAAACCTACCATGGATGATAAGAGAATAAGGAAAGATAAAGGGGTTGTGGAGAAacaaaagatgaagaagaataatTGTTGTTCAGAAAAAGATAGGGTTTGGGTTGAGAAAAATTTAGTAGgtgaagaaatgaagaaaaagttAAGAAAATTTGATCATGAAATTAATAAGAACAATAATTCTGTTGGtgatcataataatcataatgatgaagaagatgatggtgGAGAAACAGATTCAAGCTCTGATTTGTTTGAGTTGCAAATTTATGATTTGGATTATTACTCCAATGGCTTGCCTGTTTATGAATCTACTGATATTGATAGCATTAAGAGAAGAAATTCTGTCTCTAATGCAGTTTAA